The following coding sequences are from one Achromobacter sp. B7 window:
- a CDS encoding DUF177 domain-containing protein has product MIIKRIDAFAFAHSGKQAQGTIPLVRFTRAVEGLPEQPPGDAGLVTWSVRGEIGKSGLLLGRPLLHVHVQANPVLVCQRCNAPFVYPVDSEVLLQLVKSEADLDDGFTNGDVTDGHSAGSDDEDEEGNGFVSNQPEKVVGSHHFDLLAQVEDELILSVPYVPKHDVCPGAQAKVSEVPEEPAVKRPSPFAVLEQLKHKD; this is encoded by the coding sequence AGCGGCAAGCAAGCGCAAGGCACCATACCTCTTGTGCGGTTTACGCGCGCGGTTGAAGGGTTACCCGAACAACCGCCGGGCGATGCCGGGCTTGTGACGTGGTCCGTGCGCGGTGAGATTGGCAAGTCAGGGCTGTTGCTTGGCCGGCCGCTTCTGCATGTTCACGTGCAGGCGAATCCGGTGCTGGTATGCCAACGGTGCAATGCGCCGTTCGTGTATCCGGTCGATAGCGAAGTCCTCTTGCAGCTGGTTAAGTCTGAAGCCGACCTTGACGATGGTTTTACCAACGGTGATGTTACCGACGGTCATTCCGCCGGCAGCGACGACGAAGACGAAGAAGGAAATGGTTTTGTGTCCAACCAACCCGAAAAGGTGGTGGGTTCACATCATTTTGATCTGCTGGCCCAGGTCGAAGATGAGCTCATTCTGAGCGTTCCGTATGTGCCCAAGCATGATGTATGCCCGGGCGCGCAGGCCAAAGTCAGCGAAGTTCCTGAAGAACCCGCTGTCAAGCGTCCGTCGCCGTTTGCGGTGCTGGAACAACTGAAGCACAAAGATTGA
- the rpmF gene encoding 50S ribosomal protein L32, translating into MAVQQNKKSPSKRGMHRSHDFLVAPSTAIEPNTGETHLRHHISPNGFYRGRKVLKTKADE; encoded by the coding sequence ATGGCCGTTCAACAAAACAAGAAGTCCCCCTCCAAGCGCGGTATGCACCGTTCGCACGATTTTCTGGTTGCTCCGTCGACCGCCATCGAGCCGAACACCGGTGAAACGCACCTGCGCCACCACATCAGCCCCAATGGCTTCTATCGTGGCCGCAAGGTCCTGAAGACCAAGGCCGACGAATAA
- the plsX gene encoding phosphate acyltransferase PlsX: protein MIRIAIDCMGGDFGLPVTIPAAIEFARQFPDTRLLLVGLPDAIEAALSEHRDVARDRMEIVAASEVVTMDDPVEVALRRKKDSSMRLAAQSVKDGRADACVSAGNTGAWMAISRYVLKTLDGIDRPAIATSIPNQTGRATTVLDLGANVDCTAEHLLQFAIMGAALSQAVDHRESPTVGLLNIGEEVIKGNEVVKEAAELLRGSPLNFYGNVEGNDIFKGTVDVVVCDGFVGNVVLKSVEGLAKMLSSIIHEEFKRNIFTLLAGAIAKPVLNRLRNRVDNRRYNGAALLGLRGVVIKSHGSADVYAYGFALQRAREAVVSKLLERTAQTVAQITKRVQSEEGAATPPANVAGDTA from the coding sequence GTGATACGCATCGCCATAGACTGTATGGGCGGAGACTTCGGTCTGCCCGTCACGATTCCGGCTGCGATCGAGTTCGCCCGGCAATTTCCGGATACCCGGCTATTGCTGGTCGGGCTTCCCGACGCGATCGAAGCGGCGCTCTCCGAGCACCGCGACGTTGCGCGCGATCGTATGGAAATCGTGGCGGCTTCTGAAGTCGTCACCATGGACGACCCGGTCGAGGTCGCCCTGCGCCGCAAAAAAGACTCCTCCATGCGCCTGGCCGCCCAGTCCGTCAAGGACGGGCGTGCCGACGCCTGCGTTTCCGCGGGCAACACCGGCGCATGGATGGCCATTTCACGCTACGTGCTCAAGACGCTGGACGGCATTGACCGGCCCGCTATCGCCACGTCCATTCCCAACCAGACGGGCCGCGCCACCACGGTGCTGGACCTGGGGGCGAATGTGGACTGCACGGCCGAGCACCTACTGCAATTCGCCATCATGGGCGCCGCGCTGTCACAAGCCGTCGACCACCGTGAAAGCCCGACCGTGGGCTTGCTCAACATCGGCGAAGAAGTCATCAAGGGCAACGAAGTCGTCAAGGAAGCCGCCGAGCTTCTGCGCGGCAGCCCCTTGAATTTCTACGGCAACGTGGAAGGCAACGACATCTTCAAGGGCACGGTCGACGTCGTCGTTTGCGACGGCTTTGTCGGCAACGTCGTGCTCAAGTCCGTTGAAGGGCTGGCGAAGATGCTGTCCAGCATCATCCACGAAGAGTTCAAACGCAATATTTTCACGTTGCTGGCCGGGGCTATCGCCAAGCCCGTGCTGAACCGCCTGCGCAACCGCGTCGATAACCGCCGCTACAACGGCGCGGCGTTGTTGGGCCTGCGCGGCGTGGTCATCAAGAGCCACGGTTCCGCGGATGTCTACGCCTACGGTTTTGCATTGCAGCGCGCCCGTGAAGCCGTAGTGAGTAAACTGCTGGAGCGCACCGCTCAGACGGTCGCTCAGATTACCAAGCGCGTTCAGTCGGAAGAGGGCGCCGCAACGCCTCCCGCGAACGTGGCTGGGGACACCGCTTGA
- a CDS encoding beta-ketoacyl-ACP synthase III, whose amino-acid sequence MDTAMKYSAIAGTGSFLPERVVSNDELAAELATRDIATSDEWIVERTGIRQRHLAERGVTTSQLATEASRRALADAGVDASEVDLIIVATSTPDFVFPSTACLVQANLGAKGSAAFDVQAVCSGFVYALTTADSFVRAGRARCALVIGAEVFSRILDWNDRSTCVLFGDGAGAVVLKASDEPGIMAAQLHADGSQMKILSAAGNVAYGDVTGDPFLRMDGQAVFKQAVTVLDRSARDTCAEAGIEVADVDWLIPHQANVRILNFLARKLAVPVEKVVITVDSHANTSAASVPLALDAARRDGRVKPGQLILMQGVGGGFTWGSVLARM is encoded by the coding sequence ATGGATACCGCAATGAAATATTCCGCAATCGCGGGCACCGGCAGTTTCTTGCCGGAACGCGTGGTTTCGAATGACGAACTGGCTGCGGAACTGGCGACGCGCGATATCGCCACGTCCGATGAATGGATCGTCGAGCGCACGGGCATCCGTCAGCGCCACCTTGCCGAGCGTGGCGTCACGACCAGCCAGCTTGCCACGGAAGCATCGCGCCGCGCGCTGGCCGATGCGGGCGTGGACGCCTCCGAGGTCGACCTCATCATCGTCGCCACCTCCACCCCCGATTTCGTGTTTCCCAGCACGGCCTGCCTCGTGCAAGCCAACCTGGGCGCCAAGGGGTCGGCGGCATTCGACGTCCAGGCCGTGTGCAGCGGCTTCGTCTACGCGCTGACCACTGCTGACAGCTTCGTGCGCGCCGGCCGCGCCCGTTGCGCGCTGGTGATCGGCGCCGAAGTGTTTTCGCGCATTCTTGACTGGAACGACCGCAGCACGTGCGTGTTGTTCGGCGACGGCGCGGGCGCCGTGGTGCTCAAGGCGTCCGACGAACCCGGCATCATGGCCGCGCAGTTGCATGCCGACGGCAGCCAGATGAAGATCCTCAGCGCTGCGGGCAACGTAGCCTATGGCGACGTCACCGGCGACCCGTTCCTGCGCATGGACGGGCAAGCGGTGTTCAAGCAGGCCGTCACCGTGCTGGATCGCTCGGCGCGCGACACCTGCGCCGAAGCCGGCATCGAGGTCGCCGACGTCGACTGGCTGATTCCTCACCAGGCCAACGTGCGCATCTTGAACTTCCTGGCGCGCAAGCTTGCCGTGCCGGTCGAGAAAGTCGTCATTACCGTTGATAGCCACGCCAACACCTCCGCGGCCAGCGTGCCGCTGGCACTGGATGCCGCGCGCCGCGATGGCCGCGTCAAGCCCGGCCAGCTCATCCTGATGCAAGGCGTGGGCGGCGGATTCACCTGGGGCTCGGTACTCGCTCGCATGTAA
- the fabD gene encoding ACP S-malonyltransferase — MKIAFVFPGQGSQALGMLDAWSGVAAVTDTVARASEALGQDLGALIAQGPVEQLNLTTNTQPAMLTAGVAFYAAWTAAGGRKPDVVAGHSLGEYAALTAAGSLALEDAVRLVRVRADAMQAAVPVGTGAMAAILGLDDDAVRNACAAAAQGEVVEAVNFNAPAQVVIAGHKAAVERACELAKAAGAKRALLLPVSAPFHSSLLKPAADVLAGALANATVSVPQIQVINNVDVASPTEPGAIRDALVRQAWHPVRWVETLRAMKAQGVTHVIECGPGKVLAGLTKRIDPELTGLAITDPASLEAALAVVNGN, encoded by the coding sequence ATGAAAATTGCTTTTGTCTTTCCCGGCCAAGGGTCGCAAGCTCTCGGCATGCTGGATGCCTGGTCGGGCGTCGCTGCCGTCACGGATACCGTGGCGCGTGCTTCTGAAGCGCTGGGCCAGGACCTGGGCGCGTTGATCGCGCAGGGCCCGGTGGAACAGCTGAACCTGACGACGAACACGCAGCCCGCCATGTTGACGGCCGGCGTGGCGTTCTACGCTGCCTGGACCGCTGCTGGCGGTCGCAAGCCGGACGTTGTCGCCGGCCACAGCCTGGGCGAATATGCCGCGCTGACCGCCGCCGGTTCGCTGGCGCTTGAAGACGCGGTGCGCCTGGTGCGCGTGCGCGCCGACGCCATGCAGGCCGCCGTGCCGGTCGGCACCGGCGCCATGGCCGCCATCCTGGGCCTGGACGATGACGCGGTGCGCAATGCCTGCGCTGCCGCGGCCCAGGGCGAAGTGGTCGAAGCCGTCAATTTCAACGCGCCCGCGCAAGTCGTGATCGCCGGCCACAAGGCCGCTGTCGAACGCGCCTGCGAACTGGCCAAGGCCGCCGGCGCCAAACGCGCGCTGCTGCTGCCGGTGTCCGCGCCTTTCCATTCCAGCCTGCTCAAGCCCGCCGCCGACGTGTTGGCCGGCGCATTGGCGAACGCCACCGTGTCCGTGCCGCAGATTCAGGTCATCAACAACGTTGACGTGGCCTCGCCCACGGAACCTGGCGCGATCCGCGATGCGCTGGTGCGTCAGGCATGGCACCCTGTGCGCTGGGTGGAAACCCTGCGCGCCATGAAGGCGCAAGGCGTCACGCACGTTATCGAATGCGGTCCCGGCAAGGTGCTGGCCGGACTGACCAAGCGTATCGACCCCGAACTTACCGGCCTGGCCATCACCGATCCTGCTTCACTTGAAGCCGCGTTGGCCGTCGTTAACGGAAATTAA
- the fabG gene encoding 3-oxoacyl-ACP reductase FabG: MDNSIELQGKIALVTGATRGIGRAIAQELASRGATVVGTATTESGAAAITEALAPLGGRGVVLNVTDAEACDALIDALGKDGGGPHILVNNAGITRDTLAMRMKDDDWSAVLDTNLTSVFRLSRAVMRSMMKARWGRIINVTSVVGSSGNAGQANYAAAKAGVSGMSRALARELGSRNITVNCVAPGFIDTDMTRALAESQTTALLQQIPLGRLGSPEDIAHAVAFLSGPQAGYITGTTLHVNGGMYMQ; the protein is encoded by the coding sequence ATGGACAACTCGATCGAACTGCAAGGCAAGATCGCGCTGGTGACCGGCGCCACGCGCGGGATCGGCCGCGCCATTGCCCAGGAATTGGCCTCGCGCGGCGCAACCGTCGTTGGAACCGCCACCACGGAATCCGGCGCGGCCGCCATCACCGAAGCCTTGGCGCCCCTGGGCGGCCGTGGCGTGGTGCTGAACGTGACCGACGCCGAAGCCTGCGACGCGCTGATTGACGCGCTTGGCAAGGACGGCGGTGGCCCGCACATCCTCGTCAACAACGCCGGCATTACCCGCGATACGTTGGCGATGCGCATGAAAGACGACGACTGGTCGGCTGTGCTGGACACCAACCTGACCTCCGTTTTTCGCCTGTCGCGCGCCGTGATGCGCAGCATGATGAAGGCCCGCTGGGGACGCATCATCAACGTCACCTCGGTCGTCGGTTCCAGCGGAAATGCGGGCCAGGCCAACTACGCCGCCGCGAAGGCCGGCGTGTCGGGCATGTCACGCGCCCTGGCTCGTGAGTTGGGTAGCCGCAACATTACCGTGAACTGCGTCGCGCCGGGTTTCATCGACACCGACATGACGCGCGCGCTGGCCGAGAGCCAGACCACGGCGCTGCTGCAACAGATTCCGCTGGGCCGTTTGGGCTCGCCCGAAGACATCGCCCATGCGGTGGCCTTTTTGTCCGGGCCGCAAGCGGGTTACATTACCGGCACCACCCTGCACGTCAACGGCGGGATGTACATGCAATAA
- the acpP gene encoding acyl carrier protein produces the protein MESIEQRVKKIVAEQLGVNEAEIKNESSFLDDLGADSLDMVELVMALEDEFETEIPDEEAEKITTVQQAIDYINSHGKQ, from the coding sequence ATGGAAAGCATCGAACAGCGCGTCAAGAAGATCGTCGCTGAACAACTTGGCGTTAACGAAGCCGAGATCAAGAACGAATCCTCCTTCCTTGACGACCTCGGTGCCGATTCGCTCGACATGGTCGAACTGGTCATGGCGCTCGAAGACGAATTCGAGACCGAGATCCCCGACGAAGAGGCCGAAAAGATCACGACCGTGCAACAAGCGATTGACTACATCAATTCGCACGGTAAGCAGTAA
- the fabF gene encoding beta-ketoacyl-ACP synthase II produces MKRRVVITGLGIVSPVGNDLTTAWDNIVNGRSGISRITRFDPSAITTHIAGEVKDFDISTYISSKEARQMDTFIHYGLAAGMQAWRDCGLEVTEANAERIGVIVGSGIGGLPRIEETQVEYMAKGPRRISPFFVPGSLINLISGHLSIAYGMKGPSYAVVSACTTGLHCIGDAARLIEYGDADVMVAGGAESTVSPLGIGGFAAMRALSTRNDDPETASRPWDRDRDGFVLGEGAGVLVLEEYEHAKKRGARIYGEFAGYGMSSDAHHITAPDKDGPRRGVINALRNGGLNADDIQYVNAHGTSTPLGDKNETDALKLAFGDHAKKLVVNSTKSMTGHLLGAAGGIEAVFTTLAVYNQVSPPTINIFNQDPECDLDYCANEARQMKIDIGLSNSFGFGGTNGSMAVRRV; encoded by the coding sequence GTGAAGCGACGTGTCGTCATCACCGGCCTGGGTATTGTTTCTCCCGTTGGAAACGACCTGACCACCGCTTGGGACAATATCGTCAACGGACGTTCTGGCATCAGCCGCATCACCCGTTTCGATCCCTCGGCCATCACCACGCACATTGCTGGCGAAGTCAAAGACTTCGACATCAGCACCTATATCTCAAGCAAAGAAGCCCGCCAGATGGATACGTTCATCCATTACGGCCTGGCCGCGGGGATGCAGGCATGGCGTGATTGCGGTTTGGAAGTCACCGAAGCCAATGCCGAGCGCATTGGTGTCATCGTGGGTTCCGGCATCGGCGGTTTGCCGCGCATTGAAGAAACCCAGGTCGAATACATGGCCAAGGGTCCGCGGCGCATCTCGCCGTTCTTCGTGCCGGGTTCGCTGATCAACCTGATCTCCGGTCATTTGTCCATTGCCTATGGCATGAAGGGTCCCAGCTACGCCGTCGTTTCGGCCTGCACGACCGGTCTGCATTGCATCGGCGACGCAGCGCGCCTGATCGAATACGGCGACGCGGACGTCATGGTTGCTGGCGGTGCGGAATCGACCGTGTCGCCGCTGGGTATCGGCGGTTTTGCCGCCATGCGCGCCTTGTCGACCCGTAACGATGACCCGGAAACGGCATCGCGTCCCTGGGACCGCGACCGCGACGGATTCGTGCTGGGCGAGGGCGCCGGCGTTCTGGTCCTTGAAGAGTACGAGCATGCCAAGAAGCGCGGCGCGCGCATCTATGGCGAATTCGCCGGATACGGCATGAGCTCGGACGCGCACCACATCACGGCTCCGGACAAAGACGGCCCGCGTCGCGGCGTTATCAACGCGCTGCGCAACGGCGGCTTGAACGCTGACGACATCCAGTATGTCAACGCGCACGGCACGTCGACTCCCCTGGGCGACAAGAACGAAACCGACGCGCTGAAGCTGGCGTTCGGCGATCACGCCAAGAAGCTGGTGGTGAATTCGACCAAGTCCATGACGGGCCACCTGTTGGGCGCGGCCGGCGGCATCGAAGCCGTGTTCACGACCTTGGCCGTGTACAACCAGGTTTCCCCTCCCACGATCAACATCTTCAATCAAGATCCGGAATGCGATCTGGATTACTGCGCGAACGAAGCGCGGCAGATGAAGATCGACATCGGCCTGTCCAACTCGTTCGGCTTCGGCGGCACCAACGGCTCGATGGCCGTTCGCCGGGTCTGA
- the rpoE gene encoding RNA polymerase sigma factor RpoE, with amino-acid sequence MSEREVDAELVARVQRGDKKAFDLLVLKYQRKILRLLARMIRDPSEIEDVAQEAFIKAYRALPQFRGDSAFYTWLYRIAINTARNWLASQGRRPSAPNAIETEDGETFNETDNLTDISTPESMVASREIAETVNAAIEELPEELRTAIVLREIEGMSYEDIAQSMDCPIGTVRSRIFRAREAIATKLRPLLGTDAERRW; translated from the coding sequence ATGAGCGAACGCGAAGTCGACGCGGAGTTGGTCGCGCGCGTTCAACGAGGCGATAAAAAGGCGTTTGATCTACTGGTGCTGAAGTACCAGCGCAAGATCCTGCGCCTGCTGGCCCGGATGATCCGCGACCCATCGGAAATCGAAGACGTGGCCCAGGAAGCTTTCATCAAAGCGTACCGAGCCTTGCCCCAGTTTCGGGGCGACAGCGCCTTCTACACCTGGTTGTATCGTATCGCCATCAACACGGCGCGCAACTGGCTGGCCTCGCAAGGCCGGCGCCCCAGCGCACCCAATGCGATAGAAACGGAAGACGGTGAAACTTTTAACGAAACCGACAACCTAACCGATATAAGCACGCCGGAATCCATGGTCGCCAGCCGCGAAATCGCCGAGACGGTGAACGCGGCAATCGAGGAATTGCCCGAAGAATTGCGCACCGCAATTGTCCTGCGTGAAATCGAAGGTATGAGTTACGAAGACATCGCCCAGAGCATGGACTGCCCTATTGGTACGGTGCGCTCCCGCATTTTTCGTGCGCGCGAGGCCATTGCAACCAAATTGCGTCCATTGCTTGGCACCGATGCCGAGCGTCGCTGGTAA
- a CDS encoding sigma-E factor negative regulatory protein, translated as MQTAAKSVEIAEASWEESVSAWMDGEDSDDILPSLLSKEGRQTWDTYHLIGDSLRNADLALTPSAAFQSRLARALDAELPIVAAPRRRSPLRVGLSGLAVAAAVATVAWVAQPYLTGTPATEVRVLADASGTPASATAADDAGLRDYLEAHRQMAGPSAVRQVSFDVGAGR; from the coding sequence ATGCAAACAGCAGCCAAGTCCGTTGAAATCGCCGAGGCCTCCTGGGAGGAATCGGTTTCCGCCTGGATGGACGGAGAAGATTCCGACGATATTCTTCCCAGTCTGTTGTCCAAGGAAGGACGTCAGACCTGGGACACCTATCATTTGATCGGTGATTCCCTGCGCAATGCCGATCTGGCATTGACCCCTAGCGCCGCGTTCCAATCGCGATTGGCGCGCGCGCTGGACGCGGAGCTGCCGATTGTGGCGGCGCCCCGGCGCCGCTCGCCGTTGCGGGTCGGCCTGTCGGGCCTGGCCGTGGCGGCCGCGGTTGCCACGGTTGCCTGGGTGGCACAGCCTTACCTGACTGGCACGCCGGCAACGGAAGTGCGTGTGCTGGCCGATGCCAGCGGCACGCCCGCTTCCGCCACCGCCGCCGATGACGCCGGCCTGCGCGACTACCTTGAGGCCCATCGCCAGATGGCGGGCCCCAGCGCGGTGCGTCAAGTGTCGTTCGACGTCGGAGCAGGACGTTGA
- a CDS encoding MucB/RseB C-terminal domain-containing protein has translation MAIALPTRWPRAGSWHAHRAGWFAATLLTAFLSAHEPARAADAAPATDDVVQLLTRIQQAARKQDYAGVFMYQQGEMIQSSRLVHVLDGTGERERLEILDGQPREYLRHNDDVQCLIPERKTVLIERRRGDRFPGLLLGDPANLSEHYKIRTESKLHRVAGRECRLITIEPLDKLRYGYRLCADVETNLLLKAQTLNAARGVVEQVSFTSLRLGSEVDPQQLSSRWSTRDWKVLEPSMTPVDLMAQGWRIPAPKGFKVIMQVARSMGRGATVSQMVLSDGLAAISVFIEPYDSERGHHPPPGPAQRGSITVYGTRIADFWLTAVGEVPVATLEQLAQATEYVPTAATAAPPAATPK, from the coding sequence ATGGCGATAGCGTTACCGACACGTTGGCCGCGCGCAGGTTCCTGGCATGCCCATCGCGCGGGATGGTTCGCCGCTACGCTTCTGACCGCTTTCCTGTCCGCCCATGAGCCGGCGCGCGCCGCCGATGCGGCCCCGGCCACGGACGATGTGGTCCAACTGCTGACCCGCATTCAGCAGGCCGCGCGCAAGCAGGACTACGCGGGCGTCTTCATGTATCAGCAAGGCGAGATGATTCAGTCATCGCGCCTGGTGCATGTGCTGGACGGCACCGGCGAGCGCGAGCGCCTTGAGATCCTGGATGGCCAGCCGCGCGAATACCTGCGGCACAACGACGACGTGCAATGCCTGATCCCGGAACGCAAGACCGTGCTGATCGAGCGCCGTCGTGGCGACCGGTTTCCCGGCCTGCTGCTGGGCGACCCGGCCAATCTTTCCGAACACTACAAAATCCGTACCGAGTCCAAGCTGCATCGGGTGGCAGGCCGTGAATGCCGCCTGATCACGATCGAACCGCTGGACAAGCTGCGTTATGGCTACCGCCTGTGCGCTGACGTTGAAACGAATTTGCTGCTGAAGGCGCAAACGCTCAACGCCGCCCGGGGTGTGGTTGAGCAGGTCTCGTTCACGTCGCTGCGCCTGGGTTCCGAAGTGGATCCGCAACAGCTCAGTTCCCGCTGGAGCACGCGCGACTGGAAGGTGCTGGAACCCTCGATGACCCCAGTGGACCTGATGGCCCAGGGGTGGCGCATTCCGGCGCCCAAGGGCTTCAAGGTCATCATGCAGGTGGCGCGATCAATGGGCCGCGGCGCAACGGTCAGCCAGATGGTGCTGTCCGATGGCCTGGCCGCCATCTCGGTGTTTATCGAACCTTATGACAGTGAGCGCGGGCATCATCCTCCGCCGGGCCCCGCGCAGCGTGGCTCTATCACGGTGTATGGCACGCGCATTGCTGATTTCTGGCTGACGGCCGTGGGCGAGGTGCCCGTGGCCACGCTTGAACAGCTGGCGCAAGCGACCGAATACGTGCCGACCGCGGCAACGGCCGCACCGCCGGCCGCCACCCCCAAGTGA
- a CDS encoding DegQ family serine endoprotease, with the protein MSTAYVPVATAQTPTVALPDFTGIVEKADPAVVNIRTTATVPVRGPGPGGGSDPYELFRWFFGPDLQPPGGGQSPMPRQRPQPPQPEERTVPRGVGSGFFISTDGYILTNNHVVVDATDIYVTLTDGREFKAKVIGTDERTDVALIKIEAKDMIPLVIGDPKKLKKGQWVLAIGSPFGLDSTVTSGIVSAIGRDTGEYLPFIQTDVAVNPGNSGGPLINLDGEVVGINSQIISRSGGFMGISLAIPIDEAMRVVDQLRATGKVTRGRVGVQIGEVGKDVAEAIGLPKAEGALVSSVEADGPAEQAGVQPGDVILKFNNEPIKRWSDLPRIVGETKPGTRADMQVWRKGKNLTLSVKVGEIPTEKAAAAAKKAAPAPEVTNALGLGVVDVPADVQKKLRIKGGVQVKVAEGAAAKAGLQEGDIVLALNDTDVTGAKQFGELVAKLDKSRSAGLLVRRGEQTQWVAVPASK; encoded by the coding sequence ATGTCCACGGCCTACGTGCCCGTTGCGACGGCGCAGACCCCGACGGTCGCGCTGCCCGACTTCACGGGCATTGTTGAAAAAGCGGACCCCGCGGTCGTGAACATCCGCACGACCGCCACGGTGCCCGTGCGCGGCCCCGGTCCGGGCGGCGGCAGTGATCCGTACGAATTGTTCCGCTGGTTCTTCGGGCCAGACCTGCAGCCGCCGGGCGGGGGGCAATCGCCCATGCCGCGCCAGCGTCCGCAGCCGCCCCAGCCTGAAGAGCGCACCGTGCCGCGTGGCGTGGGCTCCGGCTTTTTCATTTCGACCGACGGCTATATCCTGACCAACAACCACGTGGTGGTTGACGCAACCGACATCTACGTCACGCTGACCGACGGCCGCGAATTCAAGGCCAAGGTGATCGGTACCGACGAACGCACCGACGTGGCGCTCATCAAGATCGAAGCCAAGGACATGATTCCGCTGGTCATTGGCGACCCCAAGAAATTGAAGAAGGGCCAATGGGTACTGGCGATCGGCTCGCCGTTCGGCCTGGATTCCACCGTGACCTCCGGCATCGTCAGCGCAATCGGCCGCGATACCGGCGAATACCTGCCCTTCATCCAGACCGACGTTGCCGTCAACCCCGGCAACTCGGGTGGGCCCCTGATCAATCTGGACGGCGAAGTGGTGGGCATCAATTCCCAGATCATCTCGCGTAGCGGTGGTTTCATGGGCATCTCGCTGGCCATCCCGATCGACGAAGCGATGCGCGTGGTTGACCAACTGCGCGCCACCGGCAAGGTCACGCGCGGACGCGTCGGCGTGCAGATCGGCGAAGTGGGCAAGGATGTGGCCGAAGCCATCGGCCTGCCCAAGGCCGAAGGCGCACTGGTCAGCAGCGTGGAAGCTGACGGCCCCGCTGAACAAGCGGGCGTGCAGCCGGGCGACGTGATCCTCAAGTTCAACAACGAGCCGATCAAGCGCTGGTCCGATCTGCCCCGTATCGTCGGCGAAACCAAGCCCGGCACGCGCGCTGACATGCAAGTGTGGCGCAAGGGTAAGAACCTGACGCTGTCGGTCAAGGTGGGCGAGATTCCGACCGAGAAGGCGGCCGCTGCCGCGAAGAAGGCTGCGCCGGCGCCTGAAGTAACCAACGCGCTAGGCCTGGGCGTGGTCGATGTGCCGGCCGATGTCCAAAAGAAGCTGCGCATCAAGGGCGGCGTTCAGGTGAAGGTTGCCGAGGGCGCGGCGGCCAAGGCGGGCTTGCAGGAAGGCGACATTGTGTTGGCTCTGAACGACACCGATGTCACCGGCGCCAAGCAGTTCGGTGAACTGGTGGCCAAGTTGGACAAGAGCCGTTCCGCCGGTTTGCTGGTCCGCCGTGGCGAGCAGACTCAGTGGGTCGCGGTGCCCGCATCGAAGTAG